Sequence from the Temnothorax longispinosus isolate EJ_2023e chromosome 6, Tlon_JGU_v1, whole genome shotgun sequence genome:
ACggtaagaaatttttcaagagCTCTCTCCGTCTCCGACTATCCTCTCCATTTAATCCTCGATCTCACGCTGCACGCCCTCGGCAAGTCAATCCGAATGGGACATTCCGCGGCGGCGTTTTTCCCCGCGTACAAACGAGCTTCATCGTCAAATTTGCTTAGCGTATCAAGAGCCGCCACGTGCACGCTCGGCTGCCTGCCTACATTTTAAGGCTCATACCCCGCGGAGATTTTTCAACTGTGAAAAACGAGCGTAACGTGCGCTTTATAGTTACCGGGGTTACGTGCAAACGTCGCGTCCCGCGGGCTTCATAATTAGGCGATAACTTATCGGGGAGGcgttttcgcgcgcgcgcgcttgccGCTGCCACCACCGCGCCGGGAGTCAACCCGGCCGTCGCGACACCCCGTCGACAGAAGCGGAAAGGCGGACAAAAAGACGGCCATCGAAAGACAGCGAGCGCGCTTCATTTCCTGTCTGTCGCGCCCAGCGAATTTTCGCTCGGCAATTTGCCGAAGCGACGATTTCAAGTTTCCCTTCCGGCCGCCCTCCGTCTTTCCTCCGCGAAGAAACGGCGAAGGAAACTCAATTACGCGATCGGTTACACGAATATTTTGTATGCGCTATCGATACTTTGAACGATATTCGCTATATTCCGATATGGCTCGTTTCGTTGCTCCAGAACCACGGCGAAACATTCTCTgttccttctccttctcctccttctccttctcttttctATGATGCGTATAATTATCGCGTCACGCTCTTGCTCCCCTCGTTTCTCTCGAGCCACCGACGTCGCTTCCAATGAAGCGAACTTCTGATTTTATTGGTACGGCGAGTTGTGCAGGAGCCGCGAAGCGAAAGGAACCGGAGATTGTCGCGCAAATGAATTTGAAGTATTGCCGTTCCACATCCCTCTCACCTGTCTCCGGTGGATCGGCGCTCTTTCCAACTTTCCATTATCTTACCTTTCGTTCGTGCTTTTACTTGCGCTTTACGCGCGGAATGGTCCCGCCAGGTACGATCCTTTTTCTCCTTCCGATTCCTTCTTTtactatgtcttttttatccttcccctctctctctttctttctctctctctctcggtttctctttctctagaACGAGCAGTTGGATCGATCCACCAAGCCACATTTCGAGTTCAGCGACCGTATATACGAATTCACTCGGTACACCGATAAATCGGAGAGAATCGaaaatcgtaataaaattaCCGACAGTAACATCTTCCGTGGATGTCGAACAAGTGATCGTCGTCTCGCGAAGCCGATGACGTTGGTTTCCTGGCGCAAGCAACGGAAGCAGGGAAGATCATTCTAACAAGATTGAAAATTCGTATAGTAGTGCTCGAAATTACGTTTTAAAGCCAATTGTGGATCCTCAATCCGTAAAACACGCtcttaaaaataacgaaactAGTTTGAAAGCACATTGAGGTCTAATCATGGTATCTTTAGCTGATTAATTTCCAGAAGCTGCCGGAAAAGTCGCATTGACCGTTTCCCCTTTCGCGAAACAGCTCAACTCTCGTTTCTCTCGCGTATCAAGAGTCCTTCCCAAGTTTTCAGGCCaagtacaataatattatcacTGAGTTAAGTCATCTCGCAGTATAGTCGCAAAGAATTCCCATTAAAGGGTTTCAAAGGATAATGCCGCGAGGGGGGGAAGATTCCGCCCGAAACTCAAGTTAAATTATCGCGGAGTGTGTTTGTTCCATTTTCTGCGCCAGCACTGCCGAGCTGAAAGGAACGCGCAGCCTTTTGACCTGAATACTCGAGGAGCGCCGTTTTAGCTGCATATAATGTCACTAAATAAGGGCATTAAACAGGTTATTCCATCACGTCGCGATTAAGCAGCGACACGGTGCGATTTATAACGATTATCGGAAACTAGAATATATGTCGCTCCGTCTCgcagaaaatattattctgcAGCTGAGGAAACGGGCCgtgaataaaatacaaaattgcgTTTATAAGTTAATTTTCCTTACCCGCCGGAAACTTTTACCGTTCATTTTATTACGGCCGTTCGGCCGTAATAAAACTAATCACACTCTTTAATTATCGTAATCCCGGACATTATTCCATGCTGTTAAGCTCGGCACTAATCATCCGATGTGAAGCGATTCCGTTTATCCGCTATGAGCGGAAAACGTACGCTCTCCGCAGCGGAATAGGTGATCCAGTGAACGGCCAGCCACTGGCGGACAATCGGGTCGATTATTCCGTGGTcatgatataaaatgatataattattattttctttttttttttaataaagacaTGAAATGTTAGAGGATATATTTTACGGAGGAATCATATTTTACACGTGATATTTACGCTTGGCAAAAGAAACTCGTATTATCCACCAATATTCTTTAACCGTCGTTCGTTGGTATGTTTACTGGTATTCTATGGCCTTCAATTTCCTTCGTATCGAGGCCCGCGGCTATTCCGCAGTATCGTAAATCGCAAAACGCATCTAGTtgccagagagagagagagaacgagagagagaaagagagaaaattaaagttaaaagcaAACAGGCTGCGAGCGGGAGAAAGCGAGGTCGGCCGGGCCCGAACCTCCCTTTTAAAACGCTCCCCGTGGTGAAATAAATTGGCGCCGGCGTGTTTACACGTTAGGgcgaaattaaaattcctGAAGTGTTGCGAGGTAGCTCCCGTCGCTCCCGAGGTAGGAAGAGGCGGAAGAGCAGTGCCGGCGAGAGCGGCTAGCCGCGAGAGGAAAGGGGATGAGGACAGAAAAGGTGTATGAGCAGTGGGAGAGGACGCGGGCGTCGACGGGCGGATGCCCGAAGGAGAAATGTGTTTAATTAATGACCGGACTAATTAAAAGCCCAAAGAAAAATACACTTGCGCAGAATCCAGGGTGGCGCGGGATAAGGGCCGCGCTAAAACACTCGTTCGGTGTTAATGCACAAAAGCGTCGCGCCGGCGACGGTGACGACGAAGGAAAGAATGGAAACGAGTCGGCTAATAAGTTCGTCCTGTTTCAATTATCTCGACATCCGGTCGTATGTTGGTCGCGTTTGTATGATATCCTGCAAAGTGAGCGCGAAGAATCGTCGGGAAATTTACAAGATTGTATCGCGTGTGCAAGTAAAATGATTTTGTATCATTAACACGTGCCGATTTTGTCGAAACacgaattttgattttgctCTCTATAGAATACAACTAGAATAGCAACGAGACAAAATACCGATTGCAAATTTATAACTTCGAAGCGTCGGTGCAATTTCGAAGTTCCGCCCGTATCGGATCCTTGCATTTCGCAAGTTCGAAAATTGCTTTGTCTCAAACTGGATTTCCTTACTCGTATCGATCGAGCCTTATCGGGGCTCGATTCGCGTGTGCGCGTTCTATTAGGCTCCCACCTTCCACCTTCACCCTTAGTATAATGATCATACTACGGTTTACCAATGAACAAACGAACACATCCTGTTAATGTATGAATCTTGCAGGGAGCAAACGCAGGGTTCCCTCAGATACAAACACATGCATCCACATGTGTATGCACCTGACACCGCTGAGTACACATATCCGCGCGGCGCGCATATTATGCGCTCTAAGGTACGGTAgttctaattaaataattaatgggTCGTCTATATCGCGAAACTCGGAAGATACATGCGCTTCCTTACTGGAACAATCGCACGTACTATATATACGCACTCCGCAGGatattctgaaatattaaactACTCGTTCATACACCCACACACACGTACGCGCTCGTGCAtgcgaaattattatttccaaCGACAATAAACGCGTAGTATTAATTATCTTCCGTGCGTTCGCTGCGCATAATCACTATAGGAACGTGATCGCGTTGAATTTGTGGGAAATATGAAGCTCAAATAGCTCCGGCTATACGACCGATGCGTCATCAAACTCCGGAACTCAATTTATCGAGGAGACAGTAAGCTCGCAAAACAAAGTCCATGTGTGTACCGATACCATCAAAGATAATCTCGATACCGCTGGGAAATTCCTGCGGGAGACACGGTGCATCGGaacaacaaataaaagaaatcctCGACGACACCGTGCTTTACGTTACGGATGACGCGGCGCCgctgtaaataaaatgacgCGTTACTAATTTAGATTTCTGTCAGATAAAGCCGTCCAGCAGAGCGCTCGTCACGGGCGCTCGTCATTCAGTTGCGTTTCGATATGGCTCGAGCTGCACTTGATCGTGTcgaacattaaaaatatgtccAACAACGTGTGTGGAAATATCTGCATGAGAGCGCAATAAACGCTATGATTAGGGCAACAGGAGTATTACTCATATGAAACTACAGTCGGTTTCATATTGCGTCACTTGATGCACGAAGAtgtctatatctatataaccGTGGAGAATCAAAGTGGGGGTAATTATGCAGCGATGCAGAACCGATTAGGCATAATGACTTCCTTATTGATTTCTTCCTAGACATACGTCACAACTGTACAGgtgtaattaaagaattttattatgataaaaaggTATCATACACAACGCAGatctttaaaacttttataaaatcatattcgACAGTGTCACTCAGAGATAATattgtgtttttaatataaaaatcagttttttatcGCACAAATCTTTAAATCTCTATCCTTCCATTTTCACGTTTTTGCCACTCGATGCTAAAATTGTGAAGGAGATTTACAATTGTCAATCCGTAATGTTTTGTTGCTGTTATCTTGTTTTGACGTCACATCGAACTGTCTGGCGTTATTGCAGGCTCGATGATGCCCGGCTATATATTTCGCGCGCCCGCACAGCTCACACGTCCCTCGGAACATTTACGAATTGACGTAGGCCTCGCGAACCCAATCACGGAAATGACCGATAGAGGTAAATCCAACGTACGAGTTGTAATCGCAGCTGCCTCTGTTCTCCGGGCTTACGCTCACGACGCCACGAAGATACCAAATGCCATCCTTCTCGAAGCACAAGCCGCCGCCGCTGTCCCCGTCGCAAACACTCGAGCCTGATAATTGTGCAATTACTTTCATTATGTACGATTACGAAATACAAAGGAGAAACGCACGTGCATTCACGTTTTCAGAATTGCATGTTTTTATCGCGATTGTAGTAAAGATACTCATAGTTACTTCATCTGTCAACAGTCAATTAGTATTATCAAACATTACGTAATTTCACGCATGTTCTCCTATGAGCGAGCAAATAAATCTCTCGTTCGTTCGCATACATAGACTCACCGTTCAAGTGGCCGGCGCAGAATTTGTCGGACGTGAGGTATCCTCGAAAATCTACAGGAACCGCGGACAAACACTGATCGTACGGCACGAACGGCATGTCAATTTCCTGTAAGCTCCTGGTGGGTTCGCCTTTGATGTCTTTACCCCAGCCGACCACCTGAAATCACGAAGTGAGCTCACGTGTccgttttattttctctttacatTCTATTCTCCCTTCCTCCTCGTGCCAACAAGCGAAACGAACCGCGTACTTCACAAAAATTAGATAAACCCCCCCCCTCCACTCGCGATCAGAGACAAAACTGTACGCATTGCACTCGCGCGGCAATTTAAATGGACACCCTGTAACAATGTCCCAACGTGCACGCGGGCCGAAGTTTAGTTTCAAAACTGTGCCGTTAATGCAGTTTGCAACTAGTAGTTCGCCAAATGTACTTTCGCTCGGACATTACAAAGCGCCCtcgtaattaattgaattgCCGCTAAGACGGCCAATTAGTCGGTTCTCACAATTGATACTTGGCCCATGTTACCTTGCCGGCGTGTCCCACTTGCAGCTGCTCCCTCTCGTACGTGTTGTCCCAGTCTATGCAGACGGGCCTTACTAAGGTAGTCAGCTCGAAGGGCGTCTTCAACTTCAACAAAGCTATGTCGTTGGCGAAATTACCTCTCGCTCCCTGGTACCTGCCGCCCGCTTGAATGCTCTCCACCGACGATTGCTGCGCGTATTTCTCTCTGGCGTTCCAATCGCGATAATGTTTGCCGACGGCCACAGCGTATTTCGATGCGCGGTACAGTCTGTTGTAAGTCTCATCGTAGAAACAGTGGGCCGCTACGAAATATGCATTTACACGACGAGAGTAAATCCATGAATAAAATGATTCACCCGCGCGATAATTTACCTGATACGACGAGATTGTTGCTAATTAAAGTGCCGCCGCATATCTGCTGGTACTCGCCCGCATGCTCCTTGGCGTAAATACCCACGTGCCATGGAAATACCCCTGCTTTGGCTTGAAATCCGTTTACGATTAAGGTGTTGCCGCGCGCGATGGCCGTTCCACATTCTAATTAAGCAGACGGTCGTTAATATTTTCGCTGTACGATGGCACGATAATTGCAGATGAGCCGCCGGATCATAAATCATTAGCTGGAAAAAAAGTCTCGAAACTGTAATCTTATACGGCAATTATTGAGGAAAAACGTCATGTGTGGTCTGCTAATGGACGGTAGCATGCATGGTTGACGTTCAATTCGTCGAgactttttcgttttttttttttcttatttttcgttTCCTCGCGTCAGGAAGCACGTGAATGACAAGTACCTGGTAGACAGCGAAAAAGGCGACGATCCCATAAACCATCGTCGAGACACGTGATCTCCCTGTAAGCCGGATCGTTCGTTAAAGGTAATTTATAAGATGATTTACAGGCGAGTGTAGCCCGTGTACCAGGCATTATGCGCTCGCTACAGGACACCGTTTTCCCCTGGTAGCTGCAAGAAATGTCCACGCTGGTGCTGTTCAACGGCGGGCAGATTTCTAGAGATAATCAACGGAGaaggtaaataataaattttcgatatcATACGACGCGTcgttaaataagaaaaatgttgcTTCCAGCAGAGACTTCAACGTTCGAAGGTAAATACACTGTCAAAATAGACTTACTGAGACACGAAGGCGGCTGATACCAGTCGTTGTCGACACAAACGGAAATGGTGTTTCCGCTCAGTATGTAATTGCTCTTACAGGTAAAATTTAGGATACTGTTTTTGGGAACTAAGTCACCGGGACGTTTAATGCAAGGTTCTTCGCAATCAGTCAATTCGTAGTTCCCCCCTTCCGGTTGTTCAGGCAGAACGCAGTCACTCCCCCGATTTCTGTTTCTAGAATTTCGTGAATATGCAAAATCATGCGTTTAAAGCtgagatttttaaataaaaagagaaattaagaaagacagaaaaagaGCGAAGATAAATGTCATTATCAAAAGTCCGTGTCAAGTGATTATTGCCGTATTCATTCATATTATGTCAAGTAATGcattcgaataaaaaaaagacatgaTAGCATTTAACTTACCCAAGATTACTACAAGATTCTTCGTCACTGGCGTCTCGACAATCAATCTTATTATCGCATTTAACGCTTCGCGGCAGGCACTCATTACTTCCACAACGAAACTCATTGcctctatttaaaaataattgaattttctcGTGAGTATTTCTAAACTAACACGAAGACACAAATATGAATGTAAGATAAGTACGATCTCCGTCATACATTACActactaaaaaaattctatgtGTTTAATTGACAATGAGAGGTAGTCAAATGTACCTGCACTGTCGACTCTGTGGATATTCATTTCGATCGTCTGGACCATGGAGGACCTCTCTATCGTAATCGGGACGAGATCTTTGGGTGGATCTATCGTTATTTGGATAGTTCTCACCTTTGGATGAACTTTCGTAATCGGGACGAGGTCTTTGGGTAGATCTATCGTTATTTGGATAGTTTTCACCTTTGAATGAACTTTCGTAATCGGGACGAGGCCTTTGGGTGGATCTATCGTTATTTGGATAGTCACGTGGATAGCTTTCACCTTTGGATGAAGTTTCGTAATCGGGACGAGGTCTTTGGGTGGATCTATCGTTATTTGGATAGTCACGTGGATAGTTTTCACCTTTTGGTGAACTTTCGTAATCGGAACGAGGTCTTTGGGTGGACCTATCGTTATTTGGATAATTACGTGGATAATTTTCACCTTTTGATGAACTTTCGTAATCGGGACGAGGTCTTTGGGTAGATCTATCATTATTTGGATAGTTATGTGGATAGTTTTCACCTTTCGATGAGCTTTCGTGATCGGAATAAGATGTCTGAGTGGATCTATCGTTATTTGGATAGTTACGTGGATAGTTTTCACCTTTTGATGAACTTTCGTAATCGGGACGAGGTCTTTGGGTGGATCTATCGTTATTTGGATAGTCACGTGGATAGCTTTCACCT
This genomic interval carries:
- the LOC139814092 gene encoding modular serine protease-like; translation: MPITTARVAFSVALSLLALLPSLSLQDRVRISDGFPDQYETAVIGPPGRSKWNENNDFSGPPGHNKWGDSSRGPPGGRGPPGLTGGRPLILNGNRPPGRNKVDTESSSEESENYPNNGGFTRRPHPDYESTSKGENYPYNYPNNGGSTKRPRSDYESLSKGENYSNNGRSTQRPHSDYESSSKGESYPRDYPNNDRSTQRPRPDYESSSKGENYPRNYPNNDRSTQTSYSDHESSSKGENYPHNYPNNDRSTQRPRPDYESSSKGENYPRNYPNNDRSTQRPRSDYESSPKGENYPRDYPNNDRSTQRPRPDYETSSKGESYPRDYPNNDRSTQRPRPDYESSFKGENYPNNDRSTQRPRPDYESSSKGENYPNNDRSTQRSRPDYDREVLHGPDDRNEYPQSRQCRGNEFRCGSNECLPRSVKCDNKIDCRDASDEESCSNLGNRNRGSDCVLPEQPEGGNYELTDCEEPCIKRPGDLVPKNSILNFTCKSNYILSGNTISVCVDNDWYQPPSCLKICPPLNSTSVDISCSYQGKTVSCSERIMPGTRATLACKSSYKLPLTNDPAYREITCLDDGLWDRRLFRCLPECGTAIARGNTLIVNGFQAKAGVFPWHVGIYAKEHAGEYQQICGGTLISNNLVVSAAHCFYDETYNRLYRASKYAVAVGKHYRDWNAREKYAQQSSVESIQAGGRYQGARGNFANDIALLKLKTPFELTTLVRPVCIDWDNTYEREQLQVGHAGKVVGWGKDIKGEPTRSLQEIDMPFVPYDQCLSAVPVDFRGYLTSDKFCAGHLNGSSVCDGDSGGGLCFEKDGIWYLRGVVSVSPENRGSCDYNSYVGFTSIGHFRDWVREAYVNS